One genomic window of Cannabis sativa cultivar Pink pepper isolate KNU-18-1 chromosome 2, ASM2916894v1, whole genome shotgun sequence includes the following:
- the LOC133034271 gene encoding uncharacterized protein LOC133034271 translates to MQLRKGMESSRSRPVSGETATKETPKSSDEIEELIRRGKFDKYKKNEEGHPRADDKEENQNASGLRTPRNILTIIGGPHIAGDSRKSQKRYAKEAKEKPLTNVNNLSEQPEKLFKRECDVITFMESDAKWVHHPHSDALVIVANIGGDNVHRILVDNGSSVNLLNFQAFKQMGLHEKDLRPVTSSIYGFTSH, encoded by the exons ATGCAATTGAGGAAAGGAAtggagtcttcaagaagccgccccgtATCAGGGGAAACCGCGACAAAAGAGACCCCAAaaagttct gatgaaatcgaGGAGCTGATTCGAAGAGGAAAGTTTGACAAATACAAAAAGAACGAGGAAGGTCATCCCCGAGCGGATGACAAAGAAGAAAATCAGAACGCGAGTGGTTTGAGAACACCTCGCAATATATTAACAATCATTGGAGGGCCCCATATCGCAGGAGACTCCCGCAAATCTCAAAAGCGATATGCCAAGGAAGCTAAAGAGAAGCCGCTCACCAATGTAAACAATCTCAGTGAACAGCCAGAGAAATTGTTTAAAAGAGAATGCGACGTCATCACCTTTATGGAAAGTGATGCGAaatgggtccatcacccgcattccGACGCACTAGTCATTGTCGCCAATATTGGCGGAGACAATGTCCACCGTATACTCGTGGACAATGGAAGTTCAGTGAATCTCTTGAATTTCCAAGCTTTTaaacaaatggggttgcatGAGAAGGACCTGCGACCTGTGACGTCGAGTATATATGGTTTTACCTCACACTGA